The following coding sequences lie in one Miscanthus floridulus cultivar M001 chromosome 9, ASM1932011v1, whole genome shotgun sequence genomic window:
- the LOC136479227 gene encoding protein LEAD-SENSITIVE 1-like yields the protein MPRRGGERRVARAGGVVRCYAVTEETEAATDRMRKGARSTINVSRGIYESDDKVIHFTIDSAQSAASDFTSFSASSSSFQFCSKCREAMREGGVVACCLNCFLEGNNLCLFAYSVPAWFCSMSNIGVQDTCSMEPEDTPETVLRRANDLLAHGFGTYDLALNNCFDFAFYCAVLGF from the exons ATGCcgcggaggggaggggagcgACGAGTCGCAAGGGCCGGGGGTGTCGTGCGCTGCTACGCCGTCACGGAGGAGACCGAGGCAGCCACAGATCGCATGAGGAAGGGAGCAAGATCCACGATCAACGTGTCTCGCG GAATCTACGAAAGTGACGACAAGGTGATCCACTTCACCATCGATTCAGCGCAGTCCGCCGCCTCTGACTTCACTAGCTTTTCAGCGTCGTCCTCCTCCTTTCAGTTCTGCTCGAAGTGCCGCGAAGCTATGCGTGAAGGCGGTGTTGTCGCCTGCTGCCTTAACTGCTTCCTAGAAGGAAATAATCTTTGCCTCTTCGCCTACTCGGTGCCTGCGTGGTTCTGTAGCATGAGCAATATTGGTGTTCAAGACACCTGCTCCATGGAACCTGAAGACACCCCCGAGACGGTCTTGCGCCGGGCCAACGACCTGCTTGCCCACGGCTTCGGCACTTATGACCTTGCGCTCAATAACTGCTTCGACTTTGCTTTTTACTGTGCCGTCCTAGGATTTTGA
- the LOC136481349 gene encoding protein LEAD-SENSITIVE 1-like isoform X2: MDRGVTVVSSRIERWQLRPGDHIFAWRSSHAKAFPHHGIYESHAKVIHFNAPLAQSSSFTGVFTRAVVAAAVATAKTAATAIAGPLAGAATAAVVMGRAAEAASYAFCRECREAMRGGGVVWCCLDCFLEGDNLNLSLFAYSVPAGFYAASSNIGVIANRALQTCVEAAADPPEQVLSRANRLLDCNGFGIYDPVLNNCFDFAFYCKTCRRCDTPARQLPPARDRTTCMIM, translated from the exons ATGGACAGGGGGGTGACGGTGGTCTCGAGCCGTATAGAACGGTGGCAGCTCAGACCCGGCGATCATATCTTCGCCTGGCGCAGCAGCCATGCCAAGGCCTTTCCCCATCATG GAATCTACGAAAGCCACGCGAAGGTGATCCACTTCAACGCCCCTTTAGCGCAGTCCTCCTCTTTTACAGGCGTATTCACACGTGCAGTCGTAGCAGCAGCCGTAGCAACAGCAAAAACAGCAGCAACAGCAATAGCAGGGCCACTAGCAGGAGCAGCAACAGCAGCGGTCGTGATGG GAAGAGCAGCAGAGGCGGCAAGCTATGCCTTCTGCCGGGAGTGCCGTGAAGCTATGCGTGGCGGCGGCGTCGTCTGGTGCTGCCTGGACTGCTTCCTGGAAGGGGATAATCTTAATCTTAGCCTCTTCGCCTACTCAGTGCCTGCTGGGTTCTATGCCGCGAGCAGCAATATTGGGGTGATTGCCAACAGGGCTCTACAAACCTGCGTCGAGGCAGCTGCAGATCCCCCCGAGCAAGTCTTGTCACGCGCCAACCGCCTACTCGACTGCAACGGCTTCGGCATCTACGACCCTGTGCTCAATAACTGCTTCGACTTTGCCTTTTACTGCAAGACATGCCGCCGTTGTGACACCCCAGCAAGACAGCTGCCTCCTGCGCGTGACAGGACGACCTGCATGATCATGTAG
- the LOC136481349 gene encoding uncharacterized protein isoform X1 produces MPSVVYIASIRIESCTILPSVNFCSSLHIFPYGQGGDGGLEPYRTVAAQTRRSYLRLAQQPCQGLSPSWNLRKPREVVAAAVATAKTAATAIAGPLAGAATAAVVMGRAAEAASYAFCRECREAMRGGGVVWCCLDCFLEGDNLNLSLFAYSVPAGFYAASSNIGVIANRALQTCVEAAADPPEQVLSRANRLLDCNGFGIYDPVLNNCFDFAFYCKTCRRCDTPARQLPPARDRTTCMIM; encoded by the exons ATGCCATCCGTCGTATATATAGCTTCCATCCGAATCGAAAGTTGTACCATTTTGCCTTCAGTTAATTTCTGTAGTAGCTTGCACATTTTTCCTTATGGACAGGGGGGTGACGGTGGTCTCGAGCCGTATAGAACGGTGGCAGCTCAGACCCGGCGATCATATCTTCGCCTGGCGCAGCAGCCATGCCAAGGCCTTTCCCCATCATG GAATCTACGAAAGCCACGCGAAG TCGTAGCAGCAGCCGTAGCAACAGCAAAAACAGCAGCAACAGCAATAGCAGGGCCACTAGCAGGAGCAGCAACAGCAGCGGTCGTGATGG GAAGAGCAGCAGAGGCGGCAAGCTATGCCTTCTGCCGGGAGTGCCGTGAAGCTATGCGTGGCGGCGGCGTCGTCTGGTGCTGCCTGGACTGCTTCCTGGAAGGGGATAATCTTAATCTTAGCCTCTTCGCCTACTCAGTGCCTGCTGGGTTCTATGCCGCGAGCAGCAATATTGGGGTGATTGCCAACAGGGCTCTACAAACCTGCGTCGAGGCAGCTGCAGATCCCCCCGAGCAAGTCTTGTCACGCGCCAACCGCCTACTCGACTGCAACGGCTTCGGCATCTACGACCCTGTGCTCAATAACTGCTTCGACTTTGCCTTTTACTGCAAGACATGCCGCCGTTGTGACACCCCAGCAAGACAGCTGCCTCCTGCGCGTGACAGGACGACCTGCATGATCATGTAG